The Oryza glaberrima chromosome 5, OglaRS2, whole genome shotgun sequence DNA segment CATTACAACTAGGCGcttccactatttttttttataatttttattggATCCTGTTTCTGCATTGTTTGTTCCAGGGGTGGAAACAAAATCGGATAATATCCTATCCGATCCGCTCCGAAACCATCCGAAACGAGGATATAGTACGGATTTTTAGAAATCCGACGCATATGGATACGGATGAGGATATGGTATCTCCAAAATCCGGCGGATGCAGATTAGTATGATATGTGGATGAGGACACGAGGCTTTAACCGTCTCATGTCACATTTACGTagctttatttttatattatagacatcatgtattcatgttgtttAGCACTTACGCACACAATTATTACAACAGGTCATTTATTGACTACTGTATTATTGTTACTTGCATTGCTAATTCGATATTGTATTGATTGCATATACACATAACATCCGATAAATTTAATCCGTTTCCAAACTGATTCCACACTATTTCTGACATCCGAAACAATCCGCTCCATATCCGTACACTATCCGCACCTGCTCTAAAtccacttaaaaaatatggtttagggTATGGTGTGACCACTATCCATCCAAATCCAGTCTGTTTTCATTCCTACTTTGTACCCATCGGAGGAAAATCGGACGGTTGAGACAGACTAGGATGATGCGTtgaattctctttttttttttatttatagtcCGAATAATAGAAATCAAGATTGCTAATGCATAAAGCCATAAACCCTTAGTTCTCACCCTAAACATCTAATTGTGCACACACACCAATACAATAGTACGACACGCGATTTTTAGAGAAGCCATTTATGCATTTATCAGTGCTCAACggaacaaatttaaataaacaCCACTAACATTTGtcattctgaaaaaaattgtcacACTACCACTATGgacctgtttgggggagcttctagctgctaCAGCTTCtctcagaatcagaagctcccccaaacattCCAGCTTTTAGTCCAGATTCTGAAAaattgtagttgtagaatccagaaaataaactagaagccagaagctgaaaaacccagcttttccatattctcagaagctggcttaCAACCAGCTGCtttttagaattttaagctTCCCAAACAGACCCTATATATGTGTAGTTGTGCGACTTCTGTGAACCCTGAAGTGAGCTGTAGTACCGCGTCTCTataaattttagagtaaatttaaAAAGCTGcaactatataaaattattactTTGCTACAACTTTAACAAACTACTACAACAATCtctgagagcaagtttaataatatagccaactacaggctccaaatcatctatagttaatttaatagccaatttatacaatagttatctataaacatatactacattattaatatatggtcccacctgtcatatacacgtTATGGTTTTAGAGTCCATCCGATAGCTGCAAACTAAGAGGTTAGGTATATTAATTAGGCACACGTGTAATGCTCGCATTATGGCAAGTTGGACCCACATTTGTCAAATATATGTGGAGGATAAGAGTTGCAATTTACTGGTAAAATTATTTGCTattgttatagttttatgaaatttctaGCTAAATTAGAGCAAATTGATAGTTTTGACAATAAGAACTGTTGCACttctatgaaatttactctaagggggtgtttagatccaaagatgtaaagttttagcgtgtcacatcagatattatatagggtgtcgcatggggtgttcgggcactaataaaagaactaattacagaatccgttagtaaacagcgagacgaatttattaagcctaattaatccgtcgttagcaaatgtttattgtagcaccacattgtcaaatcatggagcaattaggcttaaaagattcgtctcgcaaattagtctcaatctgtgtaattagttattttttagcctatatttagtACTTTATGCAAGTATTCAAACGTTCAACGTGACAGggtataaaatttttgtgcGGCAAACATGacctaaattttatataggtatTCTAGTTTAATAAGAGAGTCAAACCTATTCAATGGAGGCATGGAGCACATGCACATGAGGCATTGCATATGCATAATTTATTCAGGCAACAATCTGCAATGCAGGCCCTAGGATGCAGCATGCAAGTTGCTAAAAATACTAGAcataggaatatatatactaGGATGAAGCTAAAAACAGTGTGGCCGGTCCAGTCAGTCAGATACTCCAAGATCCAAATCTGAATCCAATGAACTCTGGGATTTGGGTAGCTTGTTCACACCACAGGTAGAAAAATTGCCAGTGTGACAACTGACTAAACATAATCTAATTAAACTTTAAATGTTTGTAGTAAATTAAGATACCAACTTCTAAAATATTCTTGTATGAATATAAAAGTATAAACAGCATAAAATATTATTGCATGAATATAAAGTGCATTGTTTGTGTACTTTAATACTAGaagcatgtgtgtgtgtgtttgacAAGGCAAtggccatatttttttttaatgtactaATACTGGCTCATTTATTCTCTTACATTTATCTGAACAAGGTAACTATGAACAAACTACATGTCATATTATCATTGTTGGCTTTGTTAGCCTTTAGTTACAACACATTTAAACTGAAAAACTCGAAAAAATTGTGCTACTAATTGTTAGCAACAGATCAACTTGCTTTGACATGTAGTTTAATTCTTAATAAACAGAATCTGATTTGATCAGATCAGATACGGCTTCAACTGAAATGACCTGAACCTGGACACTGCACTTCAGAAAACCGGAGATCATCTCACTGCTCATACTGCATTCCTAGCATTCGTTGCATGTAATCCAATTATCCAAGTACTGGACCAAATAAAATGCCAAAGTCTGGAACAAAAATTAATGAGGATGTCACTTTGTTTCaagaacattaaaaaaaagaaagaaaaacaggaGGAATAGGAGGCcacatgcatgcagcatgctgCTGCAGCTATGGAGATGAGAATCCAATGACTGCTACAGCAGAAACACTCATTACAATAGGCCAGCTTCCAGCCTGTTGCATGCAGAATTGTAGGGAAGAAATTAACCTCTTATCTAATCTACATACAGAGATGTTATGCACAATGTTAGCCTGCCACTAATTCAATGGCTATTGATCAAGGAAGATGCTCAAAGAGGATGCAGCATCTTATCCAAATGAGACTGCACATCCCAGCTGAAAGAGCTAATGAATGCAGTGGAATAGATAGAGATGGTAGCTGAGGAGACACAAACTAGCTAGATCCTGTTCTTTTTGTCTGCTACACACTAAATTAGAGTTGTTTCTTTCTGTTAATGAACTAAAACTACTGcctgaaaagaacaaaagggTGAATCACTGTAAGTTCCCCTGGTGTTTGGGTGGAACTCAATCCCTCTCATGCATTCAGTTAGTTTGTTAGGTTTTATTAGATAAGGTTGTTAGAAGCCGGCTCTATATAAAGAGAGGCATGACAGTCAATTGGAAGGAATCAAGAAAGAGGTTACCTATCTCTTGTCTTCCTCTTCTCTATTCGTCCTCACTAGGCTCCGGCCGCGAGGCCTGCAGGACACACAACATAACCTGCAATTTTTACCTAAGGATTCGAAACAATCAATGcacaaaaaaatgaagaaacaaCTATTATTTGaggtgaaaaagaaataaagatatAGTAGTGACTTGCTGTtagtttttgacttttttctatgCTAACTATCTAAAATGAATGCTAAATTTACTGAATCTAAAATATGGCATTTAAgtagaaggttttttttttggacttgaTGAAAATACCAGGAAGGACTAAAGCATTATAATTGAAACGTACTCGCCTACATCCAAATATATATAGCCCTATGCTGACAGCGATTGATTTTAAGTTTGTCTAGAAAATGGAGTAACAAgctaggccgtgtttagttgtttggccaaaaattttttgacgtatacggacacacatttgaagtattaaacgtagactaataacaaaataaatcacagattccgcctgtaaattgcgagacgaatctattaagcctaattaatccgttattagcaaatgtttactgtagcaccacattatcaaatcatggcgtaattatgctcaaaagattcgtctcgcaatttacatgcaaactgtgcaattagtatttttttcatccatatttaatgctccatgcatgtgtccaaatatttgatgtgatggaatttttgtaagtttgaagggaactaaacacggccatagtaCTAAGCATTTAATGAACAAGGGACTAAACCAACATTTAATGCAGCAGGCCCATTCAAGATCAAGGACTGTAAGAGAGAAAAAGGGtcattctatttttatttaaaagagAGAGTCACAAGTGAAGTTAACCATATGTAAAGACATGGTGAGTTGTAACATGATACTCCGTACTCCATAGCCAGGGAAGACAACAAAATTGCACAGTCCTGAAATTATAGCTAGCATATCTACTACTTTTCTCTGTAATGCCTGGGCCATTTTCACTATGCATGTTTTGTGCCACAGTTTTTAATGGTCCTTTCTATGGGTCCTGCGGCTGCATTGCTGCAAGAACCTCAGGTCCACTCTTGCAAAACCACCCATATGGTGATGATAATATGAGATCTGAAGAAATAAAAGCAGGtgccagagaaaaaaaaataaaatcagcgAAAAAGTAAAGAAGCCAAATCCAAGAACCCCCTTCAGTTCCCTGTTCTCCACTGCAGCATTTGATGGCTGGACAGATACATGATACATCTGCACTTCACTAATAACTGCAAGGGCTGGTTGATTGATTGCcggatcagaattcagaatgcCACGGTGAAAATGTTCAGAGGTTTCACTGCATGCACAGTGCAGACAGACAGGTAATGCACTGGGAGTGTGTTTGTGACTGTGACTGTGTGTGGGGAGGTGAATTCCTGGAGCTCCCAGCTGGAGGAGTCACTCAACACACACTCACTGCATCTCTCTGCAATGCAGAGACGGTCACAGAAGCAGCCATTCTACCacagctagctgctgctgctgctgcctcctgCAAAGCAAGCTGGGACATTGCAGGCACAGGCAGTGGCAGCATTCATGTCAATTCACAGTCAGCACCGGCGGCCGTCGGTCGCCGGGCATGTGCGCGTGGCAGCCGATggggtcgccgccgtccggccGGCCGTCCCGGGTATACATGGCGGCCGCAGGATCCAGGCGGCAATTCAGCCTTGCAGAGCTGAGCTGGAAGGCAGTTTTTTCCGCTCTCACATGAACATGGCTGTACAAGGATGCAGCCGGCGTACGTACATCGTACGCaggtttttttctttcaaatccagcagcagcagcaaggacaGCAGAGCCCTACCTGCAAATTGCAAAGCAAAACGTCATGGGTTTTTGTTCTTTACCTTGTGTCGTGAATTTCCAAGGAATTTGGTTTTCTGAATGTTGTGGGATACTGCAAATTATTGGGAAATTCCAGCGTGTTCACCAAGGAGGACTGATCCTGCATCATTGGGTACACAAGCATCAGATTTCTCCATCACTGTTTTTTCATGCATTTACAGAGCAGTACTCCTATCATTTACTGAGTAGTAAGTATATTTGAAGCAAGCATCTGGAGGGACTTCTGAATCCTAGCATTTCAAACAAACTGCAACCGGCCAATCTTTGTAACATCTGCAGAAACAATCAAACCAATCAATAAAGTTAAACACACAATCATCTCTGCAGTAACAAAACCTCCAAAAAGGAGCATAGCGCTGGATTCATGTAGGACTGGAGTCTGAAGGATTCGCAAAAAAATAATGGCAGCTCAAGCCTCCAAAAGGAGAAATATATGCACATAAGATGATAATTCATACATGGAAAACAAAATCCATATGGCTGCATCGTGCTAGCAAATACCAAACAGTTCATATCAGTTGCTATTATTATAAACAAGAATGAAGTCGAACTAATTGCTTCATTGATCACTAATCATCCTCTTTCAAGTGCATATACAAATGaagttgagaaggaaaaatgTTGAAAATGTCCATGAAGAGAACAAGGCGCCAGAATTTTATCCACCACCGTCATTTTTTCTGGTGTATGGATGAGTACATAGATTGTCCCTCTGCAAGAGATAAAACTCAGATAAAGTTGAAATACACAATGGTTTCCTTCGCCATGATCAACAAAAGCAGCTTGAAGTATATCAAAGCCCACTTCCTGGTGATATCATGGTGCACATAGTCCAGAAATATCTCCTTGTGAAACATGTATATTTGATGGAATACTGCGCCAACCAAAATAGAGGTAGCAAGCCCATTTTTTGAGGAAACAAGCAGAGAAGGGATCATGTAAAATGTGACTAGCGTTGCAATCTCTGATCGCTTTACTTTAGAACTTTCAATTGTCAAGGGACTGCTTCTAGGTTTAGTGATAGCTGCTTCTAGTGGGCTGAATGCCACAACTTTAGGAGAGGTTCCTTCCATTACTTTCAGTGCATCAGAGTGTTCCATTCCAGCAACTGGCTTACATGTCTCCTGTATCAGTTAGATTAGAAAACATCAACCCGATGAACATTCAACATGTAGCAGGGCACCTGACAAATCAAGCACTAATCTAGCTGGAGACAAACCTGTGCCTTTTGCATGTGAGATCCATTAGATGCAATAGTTGAAAACCAACAAGGTAAAAACTGAGCACCATGGAGATGTGATGTTGGCTCATACCCCAGAGTCTGCACGCATAAATATCATGTCAGAAATGCAAATTAGAGCACAGAAAGTCAGAGGCAATTGtctttcaaaaaaatatcaGTTGTCATAATCAACAAAGCAAACAAAATTAGTTTATTGGGCATTTATCATTTTGGTAAATTGTAGATGAGTTTTTCAAGCCTAAATGTATGCATAATATCAGGTAAATCATGCCAAAAGCAAGATGTCAAGCTTCAATTTGGCCAATAGTAGTTGAATGAAATTTCAGAAGTTTCAATTTTGAGAAGACAAATTATTCATCAGATAGAAGGTGTGTGCCATACAAGGATATAATTTCATTCCTAACTAGCATGAGAGCTCAGAAATTTAAGCAAAGCATGAATGGATCAAAAGTCAGTTAATACTCTCCGATGGTATGGAGAGGTGAATGCCATATAAAGTTAGCGTGTAGATCTTAACTAAGAGTTTTCGActacaggtttttttttttttcaaaacggaaacttactactccctctgtcccaaaatttAAGGGTTTTTGggtagatgtgacacatcttaataCTATGATTCTAGACAAGCTtctgtccagatttgtagtactaggatgtgtcatatccaaccaaaagcccttatattttaggacgaacgGAGTAATAGTCTACTACAGTAGCTAATCTTCTGCTCAAGGAAGAACATGTCCAGTACTCACAAAACATGGGAACATAtaagtagagttcagctaatCAATTGGACAACTTAAGGCTCCCAGCCTCTACTGGTATATCCATTCCATCTCAAACCTATCACCAATAGAGGGCACACACATCTTTCACAACGAAACAGGGCAATATCGAAATCTACATAGAGGCTGCATCAGATCACACACCAATTACACAATACTATCACCACAGGTAACCGAACCAACCAAATCATCCCAGAGGCAATCGGATCAACAGCGCTCGCACCCAGCCACTTCGATCTTGTAAACACCTAAAATCTACGCAACAAAAGCGAGAGTCTCAGTGGGGGActagggaggggcggcggcgcacctTGCCGAGGCCAGGAGGGGAGGGCCGCGAcggggcgccggcgccggcgcgggagaGGGCGAGCGCTAGGCCTCTCCTCGACCGGGCCACGAGTCGCGACGCCATGgcgattctctctctctctatctctctctctctctccgccgccggctggtcgcgaggaggacgaagggtagagaagagaagaataGCGGGAGGGCCTCCTCGTGCTTGGCCCACGAGGAGAGCGTATTGGCCCCTGGCCCATCTGGAGCTCGTGTACTGGGCCCGTATGGGCCTGAGAGGTTCAGAGTGAGGTCTACTTAGATTACTTTTgagttgttttcttttattacaCGGAGAACACATAAGGTCTGGTTTagtttcccaaaatttttttctaaaaacatcacatcgaatctttagacacatgcatagagcattaagtatagattaaaaaaatactttgcgAGACAAGGTGTGGTTTTGAAAGAGGAACATGACAAGGTGGTGTGGCTTCATGTTAAGAAAAAGCAGTTTACCTCTCGATCAATGTATAGACTCTTGACCTTTGGGGGTGGTAGATACAGATATGCAGGAGATTTGGAAGAGTAAAATTTCTTGGAAGATAAAACATTTTGCTTATCATGCAGGAAGGGGGAGGATTCCATGTGCTTTTCAGCTGGTTAAGAGAAACTGGAAGGGGGGAGATGACAAATGCAAGTTGTGTGGGGCACCTGAAAATGTCAATCATGTTTTGTTCAATTGCCCCATTGCGATATTTGCTTGGTGTGTGATCAAGGAGGTTCTGAACTTCCCTGTGATCCCTGTATCCTTTTGGGAAGGTCTAGGGTTATTAAAACAAAAGCTGGGGGGAAGCTGGGTGTAGTAGTGTTCGCAAGTTGGATTTGGGGTATTTGGCTAACTAGGAATGACTGGGTTTTTGAGAATAAATTGCTCAAGTCTCCTTTGCAGGTTGTTTACAGGATAATTTCACTGCTTCAGCGCTGGAGGCTCAttcaaagaagaaaagaagaggttTGTTTGGAGCAACTGATTAAGGACTTGATGACCAAGCTTCAACAACTCCGTCCTTCGGGGAGGCTGCCAGATGATTTAGATTTCAGTTAGGGGTAGTTCTATAATGTTGCTGTGGGGGGTGTTTAGCTTCCTTTCGTTTTCTCGGAGTGGTGTCTTTTGCCTGGTTGCTAGTTCCTTCCCAGTAACATGTATGCGGGTCatgttctgtttttttaatcttttactGCCTATGCCTTTCTTTTTTGTAAAACAACTGTGTTGTGTTTTGTTGGCTTTCATTTTGAAAGCTGGGTATTACTACCTGCCATCAAAAAATACTACCTGCCAtcaaaagggggggggggggaatcgcgagacaaatctcttgagcctaattagtccataattagtcATAATCATGATAggttaattaggttcaaaagattcatctcgcggtttacaagCGAATTATGAAATGTTTTTTCATCCGTGTCCgcaaaccccttccgacatccggtcaaatatcCAATGTggcacctaaaaattttcttttcacgaactaatcAGGCCCTAAATGTGCCTTTGACAAAAAAAGACGGACATCACGGGAACTTGATATTTGtagatatcaaaatttaaacCCTAATAATTTAAACAAGCCTTCTGTTTCAAACAACAATAAGATAACCCTCTCTCCACATGCCCATAAATTTctgcaaaagaaataaaatcaaaaccaaaatttatCATAAGAGGCGACACAAGCACAGTGAATTCGAGGAAGATTCTCTCTCTGCATACTCTATAGGCTACTCTTCGCTGACATTTGGCCTCGTACATTTTTTGCAACACTCTTTCTCTAACTTTTATTCCATCCTAGTGAGCTCTAACTTGTTAATAATCCAAACAAGTCCCTCGATTCAAACCATGACAAGATAAATCATATCACCACATGCACACAAATTTGTGCAAAGGAAAACaaatcaaaaccaaaatttGTCATAAAAACACGAGTATATTGGATTACAGGAAGATTCTCGCCGGACTCTTGGTTGCCCCATGCTGACTTTGGACCTCAAGTATTTTGTGCTAACCTCTATCTTGATCCTAAGCTCTCATTCTATCCCAATAAAGTATGTGTTGGTAATAATCCAAACAACCCATTCGATCCAAACCACAACATGATAATTCATCTCCACATGCACACAAAACATGcgcaaaacaaataaaatcaaatCCAAAGTTTAACATGAGAAACACGAGTACCGTGGATTCTGAGAagatcctctctctcctcactctGTTGGTTGTCTTGAGCCGACTTTTGGCATATGACTTCTTGTGCTGCCTTCTTTCTATTCTTGAGCATTGCTTCCGTTCTAGTGAGATCTAGATTGGTAATAATCCAAACAAGCCCTTCACTTTAAATGGCAACAATATAAATTCCCTTTCAACACACACGCAAATTTAtgcaaaaaaatcaaaaccaaaaaTTTCCTAAAAAAGCACGGTGAATTTCGGAATGatcctctccctcctcactcTACCGATTGCCCTAAGCCGACTTTGGCCTTAAACATCTACTACCGGCTTGCTCTATCTTGGAGCACAACTTCCATCCTAGTAAGGTCTAGGTTGGTAATGATCCAAACAATACCTTCGATTCAATCGACAACAATATAAACCCTCTCTCCAGATGCATACAAATTTGTGGAATTGaaatcaaataaaaacaaaaagttatctTAAGAGACATGAGCATGGTGGATTCCGAGAATATCTTCTCCCTCTTAACTCTACTAGCTACTCTAAGCCGATTTTTCGTCTTAGACATA contains these protein-coding regions:
- the LOC127772646 gene encoding succinate dehydrogenase subunit 4, mitochondrial-like codes for the protein MASRLVARSRRGLALALSRAGAGAPSRPSPPGLGKTLGYEPTSHLHGAQFLPCWFSTIASNGSHMQKAQETCKPVAGMEHSDALKVMEGTSPKVVAFSPLEAAITKPRSSPLTIESSKVKRSEIATLVTFYMIPSLLVSSKNGLATSILVGAVFHQIYMFHKEIFLDYVHHDITRKWALIYFKLLLLIMAKETIVYFNFI